The Pocillopora verrucosa isolate sample1 chromosome 9, ASM3666991v2, whole genome shotgun sequence genome includes the window ACAATAAGCGAACTATTTGCAGTGATAAACGGCAGTGATCCTTTCAAAGACAGGATCAGCAAAGAATTATCTCACTattgtttcctctttttaagAGCACTGAGAGTTATCCCTTTTGACCGCTTCCTATTGCTTTAATACCTCCACAAGAATAAAATATCGAAGGCTAAAACTGCTTCTCTGTATTTTtcaatacagtttttttttaaattcaaggtGAAATTTAGTGTGCCGTGGGAAAATTTTCATCCCAAGTCATTAGTTGGCATGTATTGGCATAGAATGCGATTAAAATCTGGAGGTTGTCACTGGCTTAAGGAAAATCAATGTAAACAGTGCTCGTGTATCAAGAAGGGGCACGAAACGAGATCAACAACATGGAGCAAAGCCGTGCTAGAAAGAACAAAAGAGAACAGAGGCGCGTGAAAGTGCTGCGAAACGCTTTTACGGTTTTGAAGGAACTTCTTCCCAACGACAGCGACTTGAGgacaaaaatagaaattttgaCGAACGCGGCAGAGTACAtagtgtttttaaaacagacGGTGAGAAACTTACAGACTCAGTTGAAAGAAGAACCAACGGAGCATCCACGTTCGAGCTGTAGATATGCCCAGGTAATTTTAATTAACGTGTAGAGGTTTCGAAG containing:
- the LOC136283524 gene encoding twist-related protein-like, translating into MEQSRARKNKREQRRVKVLRNAFTVLKELLPNDSDLRTKIEILTNAAEYIVFLKQTVRNLQTQLKEEPTEHPRSSCRYAQVVTNINVLLNTNANASLKVWIDGAIGKQSGNCK